The following coding sequences lie in one Mustelus asterias chromosome 8, sMusAst1.hap1.1, whole genome shotgun sequence genomic window:
- the LOC144496876 gene encoding alpha-1,3-mannosyl-glycoprotein 2-beta-N-acetylglucosaminyltransferase-like — protein MLRRTNVIVWGVLLFIGWNLLLLFFLLGRPPAGGTPDPDQLTREVVRVAEEVESELENQKKLLQQIQQHRGLWQRGKAPGAGGSSPPAGDPQVSDVVLPVLVIGCDRPTIRRCLDKLLHYRPSKELYPILVSQDCGHEETARVIASYGEQVMHIRQPDLSDLRVPPEHRKFQGYYKIARHYRWALNQVFHTFKYQAAVIVEDDLEVAPDFFEYFRALFPLMLEDPSLWCASAWNDNGKEQMVDTKQPEALYRTDFFPGLGWMLLKATWEELEPKWPGAFWDDWMRSPAQRRGRSCVRPEVSRTMTFGRKGVSNGQFFDQHLKFIKLNDRFVPFTQLDLSYLKKERYDLAFPQLVYGAPALRVEELQRSERAELRQVRVQYSTRDTFKAFSKALGVMDDLKSGVPRAGYRGIVTFMYRGRRVYLAPPKDWTGYDPSWS, from the coding sequence ATGCTGCGGCGGACCAATGTGATAGTCTGGGGGGTGCTGCTCTTCATCGGCTGGAACCTGCTTCTGCTCTTCTTCCTGCTGGGCCGCCCGCCCGCCGGGGGGACCCCCGACCCCGATCAGCTGACCCGTGAGGTGGTCAGGGTGGCCGAGGAGGTGGAGTCGGAGCTGGAGAACCAGAAGAAGCTGCTTCAGCAGATCCAGCAGCACCGGGGCCTGTGGCAGCGGGGGAAGgcgccgggggcgggggggagcagcCCTCCGGCCGGGGACCCCCAAGTCAGCGACGTGGTGCTGCCGGTGCTGGTGATCGGCTGCGACCGCCCGACCATCCGGCGGTGCCTGGACAAGCTGCTACACTACCGGCCCTCCAAGGAGCTCTACCCCATCCTGGTGAGCCAAGACTGCGGCCACGAGGAGACGGCCAGGGTCATCGCCTCATACGGCGAGCAGGTGATGCACATCCGTCAGCCGGACCTGtccgacctgcgggtgccgcccgAGCATCGCAAGTTCCAGGGCTACTACAAGATCGCTCGGCACTACCGCTGGGCCCTCAACCAGGTCTTCCACACCTTCAAGTACCAGGCGGCCGTCATTGTAGAGGACGACCTGGAGGTGGCGCCCGACTTCTTTGAGTACTTCCGGGCCCTGTTCCCGCTGATGCTGGAGGATCCCAGCCTCTGGTGCGCCTCGGCCTGGAACGACAACGGCAAGGAACAGATGGTGGACACCAAGCAGCCCGAGGCCCTGTATCGCACGGACTTTTTCCCGGGCCTGGGCTGGATGCTGCTGAAGGCCACCTGGGAGGAGCTGGAGCCCAAGTGGCCCGGTGCCTTCTGGGACGACTGGATGCGCAGCCCGGCCCAGCGCCGCGGCCGCTCCTGCGTGCGACCCGAGGTCTCTCGCACCATGACCTTTGGCCGCAAGGGGGTCAGCAATGGGCAGTTCTTTGACCAGCACCTCAAGTTCATCAAACTGAACGACCGCTTCGTGCCTTTCACCCAACTGGACCTGTCCTACCTCAAGAAGGAGCGCTATGACCTGGCCTTCCCCCAGCTGGTGTACGGCGCGCCGGCCCTGCGGGTGGAGGAGCTGCAGCGCAGTGAGCGTGCTGAGCTGCGCCAGGTACGGGTCCAGTACTCCACCCGGGACACTTTCAAAGCCTTCTCCAAAGCCCTGGGCGTCATGGACGACCTCAAGTCCGGTGTGCCCCGAGCCGGCTACCGGGGCATTGTCACCTTCATGTACCGTGGCCGACGGGTCTACTTGGCACCCCCCAAAGACTGGACTGGCTATGACCCCTCCTGGAGTTAG
- the LOC144496895 gene encoding valine--tRNA ligase, mitochondrial-like yields MLQPPAAIDRWVLSRLLRTVAACHRGFQEYNLQAVTSAIHRFWLHDLCDVYLECVKPVLRDGEGSLREMAQQVLYVSSERALCLLSPFMPYLTEELWQRLPSPHQQRQPSICVAQYPSLSELPDWNYPQEELDFLLVQEVIRVVRAVRADYQLTKARPELYISCHEDAAGRLGSFLGPLQTLSRSGSVRLLTPGERAPLGCAVAIVNQHCQAHLLLEGLIDLQKELEKLSVRQQRIGAQLSTAISRTQIPGYEEKVPERIRQENAKKVYSLQTELEQVRQAIQSLEQLPDKSR; encoded by the exons atG CTCCAGCCGCCGGCTGCCATCGATCGCTGGGTCCTCAGCCGGCTCCTCCGCACCGTAGCAGCCTGTCACCGTGGATTCCAGGAATACAACCTCCAAGCCGTGACCTCCGCCATCCACCGATTCTGGCTCCACGACCTGTGTGACGTCTACCTG GAATGTGTGAAGCCCGTGCTGCGGGATGGGGAAGGTTCGCTGCGGGAGATGGCACAGCAGGTCCTGTACGTGAGCAGCGAGCGGGCCCTGTGTCTGCTGTCACCGTTCATGCCGTATCTCACCGAGGAACTCTGGCAGCGGCTACCTAGTCCTCACCAGCAGCGCCAGCCCAGTATCTGCGTCGCCCAGTATCCATCCCTCAGTGAGCTG CCGGACTGGAATTATCCCCAGGAAGAATTGGACTTCCTGTTGGTGCAGGAAGTGATCCGTGTGGTGCGAGCTGTCCGTGCCGATTACCAGCTGACCAAAGCGCGACCAGAGT TGTACATTTCCTGCCATGAGGATGCGGCTGGCAGGCTGGGATCCTTCCTCGGCCCCCTCCAGACACTATCCCGCTCGGGCTCCGTTCGGCTGCTGACCCCCGGGGAGAGGGCTCCCCTGGGTTGTGCCGTCGCCATCGTCAACCAGCACTGTCAGGCTCACCTGCTCCTGGAG GGCCTCATCGATCTACAGAAGGAGTTGGAGAAACtgtcagtgaggcagcagcggatTGGGGCACAGCTCTCCACAGCCATCAGCCGCACCCAGATACCTGGCTATGAAGAGAAGGTTCCGGAAAGGATCCGACAGGAGAACGCCAAGAAG GTCTACTCTCTGCAGACAGAGCTGGAGCAAGTGAGGCAGGCCATCCAGAGCTTGGAGCAGCTCCCAGACAAGTCGCGGTGA